The following are encoded in a window of Caretta caretta isolate rCarCar2 chromosome 19, rCarCar1.hap1, whole genome shotgun sequence genomic DNA:
- the EXTL1 gene encoding exostosin-like 1 codes for MQTRKKYIFITFFASWLLLFFFGGDQLRRLAFLSRKKATVLKNWPRWTDRSLLKSFADPEELQSDGGHHKQSAKARRETRMNIYKHSRCRMETCFDFSRCEKHGFKVFVYPMEREDPVSESYLKIITSIEDSRYYTSNPEEACLFILNIDTLDRDHLSIQYVHNINDKIQGFPLWNDGRNHLIFNLYSGTWPNYTEDLGFDIGQAILAKASFYVENFRPGFDISIPLFSKEHPQKGGERGWLYQNSVPPKKKYKLAFKGKRYLTGIGSDTRNALHHIHNGKDIISLTTCRHGKDWEKHKDTRCDKDNSDYEKFDYQELLHNSTFCIIPRGRRLGSFRFLEALQAACIPVLLSNGWELPFSEVIDWSKSAIVGDERLLLQIPSTVRCIPSDKILAFQQQTQFLWEAYFSSVEKIVQTTLEIIKDRIVRRESRPKFLWNTLPGGLLALPEYSTHLGDFPFYHLQHGSSPSGKFTAFIRAVSPVVSLSQPILKLIQTVSRSQHCAQILVLWSCEKPPPPRGKWPQTAVPLTVIHGRRKVSDRFFPYSAIGTDAVLSLDEHTSLSTSEVDFAFVVWRSFPDRIVGFPMRSHFWDSNQSQWGYTSKWTNEFSMVLTAAAFYHRYYHSLFTNYLPASLRSLIDQLSNCEDILMNFLVSAVTKLPPIKVTQKKQHQERSKSAAVSSGNLQFSQRQDCLNQFAAWFGYMPLVHSQLRLDPVLFKDQVSVLRKKYRHLEKP; via the exons ATGCAGACCAGGAAGAAATACATTTTCATAACTTTCTTTGCCTCTTGgcttctgcttttcttctttgGAGGAGACCAACTAAGACGCCTGGCCTTCCTCTCCAGAAAGAAAGCCACAGTGCTGAAGAACTGGCCCCGCTGGACGGACAGGTCCCTCCTCAAGAGCTTTGCAGATCCCGAAGAACTTCAGAGTGATGGAGGCCACCACAAACAATCtgccaaagccagaagggagacAAGAATGAACATCTATAAGCACAGCAGGTGCCGCATGGAAACTTGCTTTGATTTTTCGAGGTGTGAGAAACATGGTTTCAAGGTCTTTGTCTACCCCATGGAGAGAGAGGACCCTGTGTCAGAAAGTTACCTCAAAATAATCACATCCATTGAGGATTCCCGATACTACACCTCCAACCCAGAAGAAGCCTGCCTCTTTATCCTAAATATTGATACTTTGGATAGGGATCATCTCTCCATCCAGTACGTTCACAACATCAACGATAAAATCCAAGGTTTCCCTCTATGGAACGACGGCCGAAACCATCTGATATTTAATCTTTACTCAGGCACCTGGCCGAATTACACAGAGGATCTGGGCTTTGACATTGGACAGGCCATCCTGGCCAAGGCAAGTTTTTATGTTGAGAACTTCAGGCCTGGCTTTGATATCTCCATCCCTTTGTTTTCGAAGGAGCATCCTCAGAAGGGTGGAGAGAGGGGCTGGCTGTACCAGAATTCTGTGCCTCCTAAGAAGAAGTACAAGTTGGCTTTTAAAGGGAAAAGGTACCTGACTGGCATTGGTTCTGACACCAGGAATGCATTACACCATATCCATAATGGCAAGGATATCATCTCCCTGACCACCTGCAGACATGGCAAAGACTGGGAGAAACACAAGGACACACGCTGTGACAAGGATAACTCTGATTATGAAAA GTTTGACTATCAGGAGTTGCTGCACAACTCCACCTTCTGCATCATCCCCCGCGGCAGGCGGCTGGGCTCCTTCCGCTTCCTGGAAGCGCTGCAG GCTGCTTGCATCCCAGTGCTGCTCAGTAACGGCTGGGAGCTGCCATTCTCCGAAGTGATCGACTGGAGTAAATCGGCCATTGTCGGGGACGAGAGGCTCCTCCTGCAG ATTCCTTCCACCGTTCGCTGTATCCCCAGTGACAAGATCCTGGCGTTCCAGCAGCAAACCCAGTTCCTGTGGGAAGCATATTTCTCCTCCGTGGAGAAAATAGTGCAAACCACCCTTGAG ATAATAAAGGATCGGATAGTTCGTCGAGAATCCCGCCCCAAGTTCTTGTGGAACACCCTGCCTGGGGGGCTGCTGGCTCTGCCGGAGTATTCCACCCACCTCGGTGACTTCCCTTTCTACCACCTGCAGCACG GGTCCAGCCCCTCTGGCAAGTTCACCGCTTTCATCCGGGCCGTCTCCCCTGTGgtctccctctcccagcccatCCTCAAGCTCATCCAGACTGTCTCCAGATCCCAGCACTGCGCCCAG ATCCTAGTCCTGTGGAGCTGCGAGAAGCCTCCCCCACCGAGGGGGAAATGGCCCCAGACAGCAGTGCCTTTGACAGTCATTCACGGCCGGCGGAAA GTAAGCGACCGTTTCTTCCCGTACTCGGCCATCGGGACGGATGCGGTGCTGAGCCTGGATGAACACACCAGCCTGTCAACCAGCGAG GTTGACTTTGCCTTTGTAGTGTGGAGGAGTTTCCCTGACCGCATCGTTGGGTTCCCCATGCGGAGTCACTTCTGGGATTCCAACCAGAGCCAGTGGGGCTACACCTCCAAGTGGACCAATGAGTTCTCCATGGTTCTCACTGCAGCTGCGTTCTATCACAG GTATTATCACAGCCTCTTCACCAATTACCTGCCTGCCAGCCTGAGGAGCCTGATCGATCAGCTCTCCAACTGTGAAGACATCCTGATGAACTTCCTAGTGTCTGCCGTCACCAAGCTACCTCCCATCAAAGTGACCCAGAAGAAGCAGCACCAGGAG